Proteins from a single region of Belliella baltica DSM 15883:
- a CDS encoding arginine deiminase family protein codes for MNLRLNSEFGTLKAVLMHRPGKEIDRLTPYNKEYLLFEDVPYLDAMQKEHDFFTDLIKQTTGAQVFRLHELMIQVLSDEKLLFQLMRQALTKSGMTHLTEHIMGRLSTAECATALTAGVKVHELKRKIPNLSTGELMDYAFVIPPSPNLYFQRDPMAVTPGGIIFSSMKMDGRQREADLLRSIFENHPDFKENVNKLYPVNGHDNPPSIEGGDVIVLSKKAVAIGNSERTDEKAIYHVAKALLAEGTVERVYEVHLPQKRNYMHLDTVFTILDENLVLTYPDALNAVLQTSLYTLKEIKDDKVHIKREVLNVSLLTVLEKEIPYLEILHTADGNPDYAMREQWFDGANVFAIGPRRVISYNRNKHTNRALRNLGVEVLEIPSSELSRGLGGPRCMTMPLSRAKI; via the coding sequence ATGAACTTGAGACTTAACTCTGAATTCGGAACATTGAAGGCTGTATTGATGCATAGACCAGGAAAAGAGATTGACCGACTAACTCCATACAACAAAGAATACCTTCTATTTGAAGATGTACCCTATTTGGATGCGATGCAGAAAGAACATGATTTTTTCACCGATTTGATCAAGCAAACTACGGGAGCTCAAGTTTTTAGATTACATGAGCTCATGATTCAGGTATTATCAGATGAAAAGCTGCTTTTCCAATTGATGCGTCAGGCGCTTACAAAATCAGGAATGACGCATTTGACGGAGCACATCATGGGTAGATTATCTACCGCAGAATGTGCTACTGCCCTTACAGCAGGTGTGAAAGTACACGAACTCAAACGAAAAATACCCAATCTATCTACTGGAGAATTGATGGATTACGCATTTGTAATTCCGCCAAGTCCAAACTTATATTTTCAAAGAGACCCTATGGCTGTCACTCCAGGCGGAATTATTTTTTCAAGTATGAAAATGGATGGCAGACAGAGAGAAGCAGATTTGCTGAGAAGCATTTTTGAAAATCATCCTGACTTCAAAGAAAATGTCAACAAACTCTACCCTGTCAATGGACACGATAATCCACCAAGCATAGAAGGTGGAGATGTTATTGTGCTTTCGAAAAAAGCAGTTGCAATTGGGAATTCCGAACGAACTGATGAAAAAGCAATTTATCATGTAGCCAAAGCGCTACTGGCAGAGGGGACTGTAGAGCGCGTTTATGAAGTTCATCTTCCTCAAAAAAGGAATTATATGCATCTAGATACTGTATTCACCATATTGGATGAAAACCTTGTATTGACCTATCCTGACGCACTCAATGCCGTGCTGCAGACTTCCCTCTACACGCTCAAAGAAATCAAAGACGACAAGGTCCATATCAAAAGAGAGGTTTTGAATGTATCTTTACTTACTGTTTTGGAAAAAGAAATTCCTTATTTGGAAATTCTTCATACTGCTGATGGAAATCCAGATTATGCCATGCGGGAACAATGGTTTGATGGTGCCAATGTCTTCGCTATCGGCCCAAGAAGGGTGATTTCCTACAATAGAAATAAACACACCAATAGAGCTTTGAGAAATCTTGGTGTTGAAGTATTGGAAATTCCATCTTCAGAACTCTCTCGAGGTCTTGGAGGCCCAAGATGCATGACCATGCCTTTAAGCAGAGCTAAAATCTAG